GTCTTAGGAGATGTTGAAAGTGGCTGAAATAGATTATATCAGGTTTTTAGCTAATACAAAAGGGTTGTCCTATGCTGAAATTGCAAGGCAGCTGGGTGTAGATCCTAGAACAGTCAAGAAATATGTAGAAAAAGAAGATTGGAACAGTGAAGGTTATGTCCAGCAAAGAAAAGCTAGGGTAATGGACCCTGTCAAACCAATTATTGATCAGTGGTTAATGGAGGATCTAAGAAAGAATAAACAGTACAGACGGACTGCTAAAAGAATATATGATATTCTTCACAGCGAACATAATTTCCAAGGTTCGTACCGCAGCGTTAGAGCTTATGTGAGCAAAAAGAAAAAAGAGTTGTTAGAAGATAAAAATGGCTACCTGCCATTGGAAGCCAAGCCTGGTACAGCTCAAGTAGATTTTGGTGAAACACCGTTTAAGTATAAAGGTCAAGAAGTTAAATTATCATACTTGGTTTTGTCCTTCCCGTATAGCAATAGTTTCTACTTCCAAGTGTTTAAAGGACAGAACAAAGAATGCTTTTTAGAAGGATTAAAAAGAATATTTAATCATTTGGGTGGTGTACCAAAAACTATTAGATTTGATAATCTCTCACCGGCAGTAAAAAAAGTTCTAGCCAATGGCGAGAGGGAGCTAACAGAAGACTTTTACAAATTTGCTTTTCATTATGGATTTAACTACGAGTTTTGTAACCCTCGTAGTGGGCACGAAAAGGGTCACTGCGAGGTAATGGTCAAATATATTCGGAACAACTTTCTTTTGCCAGAACCATGTATTAACGATTTAGAAGTGTACAACCAGTCTTTATGGCAAATAGCTGAAGAGGATCGACAACGACCACACTACAAGAAAGGAACACTAATTGCTGATCTATTT
The genomic region above belongs to Peptococcaceae bacterium 1198_IL3148 and contains:
- the istA gene encoding IS21 family transposase, with the translated sequence MAEIDYIRFLANTKGLSYAEIARQLGVDPRTVKKYVEKEDWNSEGYVQQRKARVMDPVKPIIDQWLMEDLRKNKQYRRTAKRIYDILHSEHNFQGSYRSVRAYVSKKKKELLEDKNGYLPLEAKPGTAQVDFGETPFKYKGQEVKLSYLVLSFPYSNSFYFQVFKGQNKECFLEGLKRIFNHLGGVPKTIRFDNLSPAVKKVLANGERELTEDFYKFAFHYGFNYEFCNPRSGHEKGHCEVMVKYIRNNFLLPEPCINDLEVYNQSLWQIAEEDRQRPHYKKGTLIADLFTDDKEQLLMLPAKEYEVCHYVQAKADKYGKINLDKKLYSTSPRYARSNVLLRVTYNRVEILDGNYQVVVAHDRLYGQKKESMKWQPYLSLMAKRPMALKYTSFYDQLPIESQQYFGHCTKEEKQETLRLLATLLKESDINVATKALITASEYGHPTPDTIKQMFIQIVQGRGLKKPLNLRATIPAMHPVTRDLNRYDHFMERGVAYEGTD